In Montipora foliosa isolate CH-2021 chromosome 13, ASM3666993v2, whole genome shotgun sequence, one DNA window encodes the following:
- the LOC137981684 gene encoding 52 kDa repressor of the inhibitor of the protein kinase-like, with amino-acid sequence MFKSFVKITDKTLSLPNAAGLDEELHLCERMRRDQQARQADIPERISDTLKLVDKQAFVDIFTILQILATVPISSSSCERSISTLRNLKNYLRNTMGQERLNGLALRQSHVNFDMNSIVDLFANLHPRRMRVANILQVDENNG; translated from the coding sequence ATGTTCAAGAGTTTTGTGAAAATTACAGACAAGACATTGAGTCTTCCTAATGCTGCTGGCCTTGATGAAGAACTTCATTTATGTGAAAGGATGCGGAGAGATCAACAAGCTAGACAAGCAGATATACCTGAAAGAATATCAGATACCCTTAAATTGGTTGACAAACAAGCATTTGTGGATATTTTTACCATTCTACAAATTCTGGCTACTGTTCCTATTTCCTCATCATCCTGTGAGCGTTCAATATCAACTTTAAGGAACCTGAAGAACTATTTAAGAAACACTATGGGCCAGGAAAGACTAAATGGACTGGCATTGAGGCAATCACACGTGAACTTTGATATGAATTCAATTGTTGACTTATTTGCCAATTTACACCCAAGAAGAATGAGGGTAGCAAACATTTTACAAGTAGACGAGAACAATGGATGA